CAATGAGCTGGCGGGCAAAGCGCCGGGCGTAATCGAGCTTGGTGGGGCCGAGGGCGGCGGTGTTCCACTCGGGCCCCTGCGGGTCGTGCGGAATGAAGGTGGGTTCGCCACCCATCGTGAACAGCATGCCGGTTTTGGCGAAGGACGCTTCGACCGCGTCACCGCATGCGAGGATGGATGACCAGGTGCCGGCGGAATAGGGGGCGGGGGCGCTCATGTGATTTTCTCGACGATGATGCTATGGGCTAATTTGGAGGGAACGGGGTCCGGTGAATAGTAGGAGCCTTGAATGGGATTTACGCTTTCGGCAATGGCGGCGTGGGCCACGGGGATAAACGAATCGTCGCAGAACATGCCATTGGTCGGGTCGAGGCCCTTCCAGCCGGCGCCGGGCAGGTAAACCTCGGCCCAGGCATGCATCGCGCCATAGGCCGCGGAATCAGGCGACGGATCGTAAAGGTAACCACTGACAAACCGCGCGGCGAGCCCGAGCGTGCGGCACAGTTCCACGAAGAGCACGGCGTAGTCGCGGCAGGAGCCGGTGCCGAGGGCGAGGGTCGTAGTTGAAGGCTGGATACCTTTTTCGTAGCGACGGTTGTAGGTGAGCGTCTGGTGGACGAGGGTGTTGAGGGCGACGAGGAACGGCAGGGTTTCCTTGGGGCGGTCGACGAAGTGTTCATCGAGCCAGTTGCGCAGGATGGCCTGGGTTTCGTCGAAGGGCGGTGTGATGTAGGGTGTGAGGTTGAACTTGTGCAGCGCCTCGTATTCGAACGGGAAAGTGAAGGCGTAGGGCTTGAGAATGAAGTCGAACGGATTGGTATCCAGCGTCTCGACCTCGAATTCGGCGCGGATGCTCAGCGTGGCGGAACGCTCCCAAAAATGGGCCCAGGCGAGGAGGTTGTCGTAATAGTCGCGGGTCCAGACGATCTTGGAGTCGGGCGAGATATTGAAGTGAAAGTGGTTTACCCGCAGCAGGGCGCTGTCACGCGGCCGCATATAAATAAGGTGGGGCGAGTAAGAGACTTCGCGGTCGTATTCATAGCGGGTGAGGTGGGAGACTTTGAGCTTCATTCAGGATGGAAAGGGGAGGGTGCGGGAAGGTTTAGCAA
The sequence above is a segment of the Rariglobus hedericola genome. Coding sequences within it:
- a CDS encoding transglutaminase family protein encodes the protein MKLKVSHLTRYEYDREVSYSPHLIYMRPRDSALLRVNHFHFNISPDSKIVWTRDYYDNLLAWAHFWERSATLSIRAEFEVETLDTNPFDFILKPYAFTFPFEYEALHKFNLTPYITPPFDETQAILRNWLDEHFVDRPKETLPFLVALNTLVHQTLTYNRRYEKGIQPSTTTLALGTGSCRDYAVLFVELCRTLGLAARFVSGYLYDPSPDSAAYGAMHAWAEVYLPGAGWKGLDPTNGMFCDDSFIPVAHAAIAESVNPIQGSYYSPDPVPSKLAHSIIVEKIT